A genomic stretch from Streptomyces fungicidicus includes:
- a CDS encoding LapA family protein, translated as MARKSANAYGPSTVTVKGRDVRLRTIGFLVLAALAIWFIAANTKSVTIRLWVPTVTLPLWSVLTVTLLVGMALGLLVAHRRARR; from the coding sequence ATGGCCCGGAAATCCGCGAACGCGTACGGTCCGTCGACCGTGACGGTCAAGGGGCGGGACGTCAGGCTCCGCACCATCGGCTTCCTGGTGCTCGCCGCCCTGGCCATCTGGTTCATCGCCGCCAACACGAAGTCGGTCACCATCAGGCTGTGGGTGCCGACCGTCACGCTCCCGCTGTGGAGCGTCCTCACGGTCACGCTCCTCGTGGGCATGGCCCTCGGACTGCTCGTCGCCCACCGGCGCGCCCGCCGCTAG
- the pdhA gene encoding pyruvate dehydrogenase (acetyl-transferring) E1 component subunit alpha, which produces MLRIRRFEERCVELYSASKIRGFVHLYIGEEAVAVGVNAALSPEDAVVSTYREHGHALARGLPPEAIMAEMYGRTTGCSGGRGGSMHLFDVSRRFYGGSAIVAGGLPPAAGLALADRLRGLPRVTCCFFGDGAFAEGEFHETANLAALWDLPLLLVCENNLYAMGTALAREHAQTDLAMRAASYGMPAWAVDGMDVEAVAQAARRAVEGIRAGTGPHFLELRTYRFRAHSMYDPDRYRDKAEIERWKSRDPIGRLTERMRDDGEPVDEELARIERRIADEIDHAVDAAERAPEEPVEDLLRHVTSARAGEVNRQ; this is translated from the coding sequence ATGCTCCGCATCCGGCGTTTCGAGGAACGGTGCGTCGAGCTGTACAGCGCCTCGAAGATCCGCGGCTTCGTCCACCTCTACATCGGCGAGGAGGCCGTCGCGGTCGGCGTCAACGCGGCGCTGTCCCCCGAGGACGCCGTCGTCTCCACCTACCGCGAACACGGTCATGCGCTGGCCCGCGGCCTCCCGCCCGAGGCCATCATGGCGGAGATGTACGGCAGGACGACCGGGTGCAGCGGCGGCCGGGGCGGATCCATGCACCTGTTCGACGTGAGCCGGCGCTTCTACGGCGGCAGCGCGATCGTCGCCGGCGGGCTGCCGCCGGCCGCGGGCCTCGCCCTCGCCGACCGCCTGCGCGGCCTGCCCCGCGTCACCTGCTGCTTCTTCGGCGACGGGGCCTTCGCCGAGGGCGAGTTCCATGAGACGGCGAACCTCGCCGCCCTGTGGGATCTGCCCCTGCTGCTGGTCTGCGAGAACAACCTGTACGCCATGGGCACCGCGCTCGCCCGGGAGCACGCGCAGACGGACCTGGCGATGCGCGCCGCCTCCTACGGCATGCCCGCCTGGGCCGTGGACGGCATGGACGTCGAAGCCGTCGCACAGGCCGCCCGGCGGGCCGTCGAGGGTATCCGGGCGGGCACCGGACCGCATTTCCTGGAGCTGCGCACCTACCGGTTCCGCGCCCACTCCATGTACGACCCGGACCGCTACCGCGACAAGGCGGAGATCGAGCGCTGGAAGTCCCGGGACCCCATCGGCCGGCTGACGGAGCGGATGCGCGACGACGGGGAGCCGGTCGACGAGGAGCTCGCCCGGATCGAACGGCGGATCGCCGACGAGATCGACCATGCCGTGGACGCGGCCGAGCGGGCGCCCGAGGAGCCGGTCGAGGACCTGCTCCGTCATGTCACCAGCGCGCGGGCCGGGGAGGTGAACCGGCAGTGA
- a CDS encoding universal stress protein — MGQPMVVGVDGSPSSLDAVETAAREAAVRGVGLRLVHAFGRTSSHVPRSGPPWSPAGAGVRELVDGTLAEAERRARDAAPGVELARDVAAGDPSAVLVFASRTASLTVVGSHGRGTVAGLLLGSTAGQLAAHGHCPVLVVREAGRAGGPVLLAVDDAPASAPAVRFAFAEARLHGAPLTAVHVCRPGSADAYDGAADPPFVTYDRGHLRDHAEQVLDAALAGCEQRYPEVTVRRRPVIGRVRHTLVEASADARLLVVGARGGGGFTGLLLGSVSQAVLHHARCPVAVVRDGRE; from the coding sequence ATGGGACAGCCGATGGTGGTGGGGGTCGACGGGTCGCCGTCGAGCCTGGACGCGGTGGAGACCGCGGCCCGCGAGGCCGCGGTGCGGGGCGTGGGGCTGCGGCTGGTGCACGCCTTCGGCCGGACGTCCTCGCACGTTCCCCGCTCCGGGCCGCCGTGGAGTCCGGCCGGGGCGGGGGTGCGCGAACTGGTCGACGGCACCCTCGCGGAGGCCGAACGGCGGGCCCGCGACGCGGCTCCCGGCGTGGAGCTCGCCCGGGACGTCGCGGCGGGCGATCCGTCGGCGGTCCTGGTGTTCGCCTCGCGCACGGCCTCGCTCACGGTGGTCGGCAGCCACGGCCGCGGAACCGTCGCGGGTCTGCTGCTCGGGTCGACCGCCGGGCAGCTGGCGGCCCACGGCCACTGCCCGGTGCTGGTCGTGCGGGAGGCGGGGCGCGCCGGCGGTCCGGTGCTGCTCGCCGTCGACGACGCGCCCGCGTCGGCCCCGGCCGTCCGCTTCGCCTTCGCCGAGGCGCGACTTCACGGCGCCCCTCTCACGGCGGTGCACGTGTGCCGGCCGGGCAGCGCGGACGCCTACGACGGAGCGGCGGACCCGCCCTTCGTGACGTACGACAGGGGCCACTTGCGCGACCACGCGGAGCAGGTGCTCGACGCGGCGCTGGCCGGGTGCGAGCAGCGGTACCCGGAGGTGACCGTGCGCCGCCGGCCCGTCATCGGGCGGGTGCGCCACACCCTCGTCGAGGCGAGCGCGGACGCGCGGCTCCTCGTGGTCGGCGCGCGGGGCGGCGGCGGGTTCACGGGCCTGCTCCTGGGGTCGGTGAGCCAGGCCGTCCTGCACCACGCGCGGTGCCCCGTCGCGGTCGTCAGGGACGGCCGGGAGTGA
- a CDS encoding universal stress protein, with translation MLSPVVVGVDGSAESLAAAEWAAGEAVRRGRPLRLLHVRNWHPRQGESAAALAAERRLARRALRAAEDRARAARPGVRLDEEQVEGPATAALLRAAADAEPLVLGWRGLGRVTGLLVGSVALGVVAKATGPVVLVRAGDPAAEAPEDAGTGRRDVVVGVDVTEPCDEVLEFAFEAARRRHTRLRALHAWRTPDPFTLGPGEIGLVSAPDRAGEWLRFLTAVLQVWRDKYPDVEVLETVVEGRPAGALAKAASGAELLVVGHRLTDRPTLPRTGPVTHAVIQRSGCPVAVVPHG, from the coding sequence GTGCTTTCGCCCGTGGTGGTCGGAGTCGACGGTTCCGCCGAGAGCCTGGCGGCGGCCGAGTGGGCGGCCGGTGAGGCCGTACGCCGCGGACGTCCGCTGCGGCTGCTGCACGTGCGCAACTGGCATCCGCGTCAGGGCGAGTCGGCGGCCGCGCTCGCCGCCGAGCGGCGCCTGGCGCGGCGGGCCCTGCGGGCGGCGGAGGACCGTGCCCGCGCCGCCCGCCCCGGGGTGCGGCTGGACGAGGAGCAGGTCGAGGGCCCGGCGACCGCGGCCCTGTTGAGGGCGGCGGCCGACGCCGAGCCGCTGGTGCTGGGCTGGCGCGGGCTGGGCCGGGTGACGGGACTGCTCGTGGGCTCGGTCGCGCTCGGGGTGGTGGCGAAGGCCACCGGACCCGTGGTCCTGGTACGGGCCGGTGACCCGGCCGCCGAGGCGCCGGAGGACGCCGGCACCGGTCGGCGGGACGTGGTGGTCGGCGTCGACGTCACGGAACCGTGCGACGAGGTGCTGGAGTTCGCCTTCGAGGCGGCGCGCCGGCGCCACACCCGGCTGAGGGCGCTGCACGCCTGGCGCACGCCCGACCCGTTCACTCTGGGACCGGGTGAGATCGGCCTGGTGAGCGCCCCCGACCGGGCCGGGGAGTGGCTGCGCTTCCTCACCGCGGTGCTCCAGGTGTGGCGCGACAAGTACCCCGACGTGGAGGTCCTCGAGACCGTCGTCGAGGGCAGGCCCGCGGGAGCCCTGGCGAAGGCGGCGTCCGGCGCGGAGCTGCTGGTCGTCGGACACCGGCTCACCGACCGCCCGACGCTGCCGCGCACCGGCCCGGTCACCCACGCCGTGATCCAGCGGTCCGGCTGCCCCGTGGCCGTCGTGCCGCACGGCTGA
- the acsA gene encoding acetate--CoA ligase, with the protein MDWETIHKDTAPAVEPRLTDYEEARSAFTWARAREALAGLPDGGLNIAHEAVDRHAASDRAGKAALRCVGRDDAVTDVTYAELARRTARFANALRTLGVGRGDRVFTLLGRCPELYTAVLGTLKCGGVLCPFFSAFGPDPVEQRLRLGDARVLVTTAALYRKKVAARRDALPGLEHVLIVGPGAGELPGTASFEELVSAAVDTFTIPPTSPGDMALLHFTSGTTGTPKGAVHVHEAVVAHHATAAYALDLRPGDVYWCTADPGWVTGMSYGVIAPLTHGATVVVDEGDYDARRWYRILGRQRVSVWYTAPTALRMLMRATPRQGPYDLPRSQDLSALRFIASVGEPLNPEAVVWGRDVLGLPVHDNWWQTETGCIMIANYAACDIRPGSMGRPLPGVEATVLRTGVDGRARVTDGRVTPVEGAGEEGELALRPGWPSMFRGYLHDEQRYAAAFAGGWYLTGDLVRRGADGWYWFVGRADDVIKSAGHLIGPFEVESALMEHPAVAEAGVIGRPDAVAGNVVKAFVSLRPGVEPSAGLRRELLGFARRRLGPAVAPREMEFDQNLPRTRSGKVMRRLLRARELGLPTGDLSTLEGSA; encoded by the coding sequence ATGGACTGGGAAACGATCCACAAGGACACCGCGCCGGCCGTCGAACCCCGCCTCACCGACTACGAAGAGGCCCGCTCGGCGTTCACCTGGGCCCGTGCGCGCGAGGCACTGGCGGGACTGCCGGACGGCGGGCTGAACATCGCGCACGAGGCGGTGGACCGGCACGCCGCCTCGGACCGGGCGGGGAAGGCCGCGCTGCGGTGCGTCGGGAGGGACGACGCCGTCACCGACGTCACGTACGCGGAGCTGGCCCGGCGTACCGCCCGCTTCGCCAATGCGCTGCGGACGCTCGGAGTCGGCCGCGGAGACCGGGTGTTCACCCTGCTCGGCCGGTGTCCCGAGCTGTACACGGCGGTGCTGGGAACGCTGAAGTGCGGCGGAGTGCTCTGCCCGTTCTTCTCCGCGTTCGGACCCGATCCCGTGGAGCAGCGGCTGCGGCTCGGCGACGCACGGGTCCTGGTGACCACGGCGGCGCTCTACCGCAAGAAGGTGGCCGCCCGCCGGGACGCGCTGCCCGGCCTGGAACACGTGCTGATCGTCGGACCGGGCGCCGGGGAACTGCCCGGCACGGCCTCCTTCGAGGAGCTGGTGTCCGCCGCCGTGGACACCTTCACCATTCCCCCCACCTCTCCCGGGGACATGGCCCTGCTGCACTTCACCAGCGGCACCACCGGCACCCCCAAGGGCGCGGTCCACGTCCACGAGGCGGTGGTCGCCCATCACGCCACGGCCGCGTACGCCCTCGACCTGCGTCCGGGGGACGTGTACTGGTGCACCGCCGACCCCGGCTGGGTCACGGGCATGTCGTACGGCGTCATCGCCCCGCTGACGCACGGCGCGACGGTGGTCGTCGACGAGGGCGACTACGACGCCCGCCGCTGGTACCGAATCCTCGGGCGGCAGCGGGTCAGCGTCTGGTACACGGCGCCCACGGCGCTGCGCATGCTGATGCGTGCGACACCACGGCAGGGCCCGTACGACCTGCCGCGCTCCCAGGACCTCTCGGCGCTGCGCTTCATCGCCTCCGTCGGTGAACCCCTCAACCCCGAGGCGGTGGTGTGGGGCAGGGACGTGCTGGGCCTGCCCGTGCACGACAACTGGTGGCAGACGGAGACCGGCTGCATCATGATCGCGAACTACGCGGCCTGCGACATCCGTCCCGGCTCGATGGGCCGCCCGCTGCCCGGTGTCGAGGCGACCGTGCTGCGGACCGGTGTGGACGGCCGGGCCCGGGTCACGGACGGCCGGGTCACCCCGGTGGAGGGCGCCGGCGAGGAGGGGGAGCTGGCGCTGCGTCCAGGCTGGCCGTCGATGTTCCGCGGCTATCTGCACGACGAGCAGCGCTACGCCGCCGCCTTCGCCGGCGGCTGGTACCTGACCGGCGACCTGGTGCGGCGGGGCGCGGACGGCTGGTACTGGTTCGTGGGGCGCGCCGACGACGTGATCAAGTCGGCCGGGCATCTGATCGGCCCGTTCGAGGTGGAGAGCGCGCTGATGGAGCATCCGGCGGTCGCCGAGGCCGGGGTGATCGGACGGCCGGACGCCGTGGCCGGGAACGTTGTCAAGGCCTTCGTGTCGCTGCGCCCGGGTGTGGAGCCCTCCGCCGGTCTGCGGCGCGAGCTGCTGGGCTTCGCCCGCCGGCGGCTGGGCCCGGCCGTCGCGCCCAGGGAGATGGAGTTCGACCAGAACCTGCCCAGGACACGCAGCGGCAAGGTGATGCGCCGGCTGCTGCGCGCGCGTGAACTGGGCCTGCCCACCGGTGACCTGTCGACCCTGGAGGGATCCGCATGA